A window of Babylonia areolata isolate BAREFJ2019XMU chromosome 2, ASM4173473v1, whole genome shotgun sequence contains these coding sequences:
- the LOC143298278 gene encoding GATOR2 complex protein MIOS-like: MSGKVEVLWSPTEDNTFITYSSAINLYQVVGPDNPTHSKHPQSSLEVADQKFAIHSATNSEIHYIKCAAWYPKPEPKNLLAVGQANGRVVLTSFGDPGDDELIGKEFAPRHNRHCNYLAWNPEESHLLAEGLEKFRNDACIVIWDINATSSLSESSERSRYSSSEHNSVSRSYTETGMGDITSSFAWLDARTFISGMNNRCLRLYDLRESSKSRLTTQHRTVCGVCVDVHNNSRLASFAESQVAVWDVKKFDRPVFTLQEPKHVSKISWCLTRSGVLTVLCKDSPSLRLYDIRHAMMGTDDIEPVIIDRSVQPCGEVVLSSFAWHPKDENRLLAAANTNYLRDMIVFERIPMAWSPNSSLTWANGKRTMNCMEEGQLNTQDIATRMRHRALNGYGMQIDDMKRNADMVAEEAHLQGVWKWVCSVRQPELQRGGCPGKRGGVYNMGVKHLVKYYNGSGGPMVSDQVFVNWQASEGVRFSIKQQHHSPERSLALMLCGWVPDTSPEFNAYLNALVENGQEEKAATIAIFFLKMKRALDILSTSAANSADNGKMNLHAVAMALAGYSEHNNPLWRQTCGSQRSQLSSPYLRAVFAFLASATDYYEDVLNEEGLSVEDRVAFALTYLPDIQLKEYLDRLSDDLVRKGDLDGMLLTGLSSEGIDLLERYVDMTSDVQTAAVVAVFSGTAQSVKDERVRSWIYSYRMLLDQWRLWHQRAQFDIVSQKCEPGAPHPPQVYINCNFCGKSITSSRTGYRITDRFMQFNPFASRSPQQQRQKVSCCPSCRKALPRCAVCLGTLGTASTFVASAEQPAIRSGQAKTTPFHDWFAWCQTCRHGGHASHITQWFRDHGDCPVTGCTCKCMTIDPTD, from the exons ATGAGCGGCAAAGTGGAGGTGCTGTGGTCACCCACAGAGGACAACACCTTCATCACCTACAGTTCTGCCATCAACTTGTACCAGGTTGTTGGCCCAGACAACCCTACTCACTCCAAACACCCACAGAGCTCGT TGGAGGTAGCTGACCAGAAATTTGCAATACACAGCGCTACAAACTCAGAGATTCATTATATCAAG TGTGCCGCATGGTATCCAAAACCAGAACCCAAAAATCTGCTGGCTGTGGGGCAAGCCAATGGTCGTGTTGTTCTCACAAG TTTTGGTGACCCTGGAGATGATGAACTGATTGGCAAAGAGTTTG CCCCGAGACATAACCGGCATTGCAACTACCTGGCCTGGAACCCAGAAGAGTCGCATTTA CTGGCTGAGGGTCTGGAGAAGTTCAGGAATGATGCCTGCATTGTGATCTGGGACATCAATGCCACTAGTTCCCTGAGTGAGAGTTCAGAGAGGTCACGCTACAGCTCCAGCGAACACAACTCCGTCTCTCGCTCCTACACTGAGACGG GAATGGGAGACATCACATCTTCCTTTGCCTGGTTGGATGCACGCACCTTCATCTCTGGTATGAACAACCGCTGCCTGCGTCTGTATGACCTCAGAG AATCCAGCAAGTCCCGTCTGACCACCCAGCATCGCACAGTGTGTGGCGTCTGTGTGGATgtccacaacaacagcagactaGCATCTTTTGCTGAG TCACAAGTGGCTGTTTGGGATGTGAAAAAGTTTGACAGACCA GTATTCACGTTACAAGAACCTAAACATGTTTCCAAGATTAGCTGGTGTTTAACAAG gagtggagTTCTGACCGTGCTGTGCAAGGACAGCCCTTCTCTGCGCCTCTACGACATTCGGCACGCCATGATGG GTACTGACGACATTGAACCTGTCATAATTGACAGAAGTGTCCAGC CGTGCGGAGAGGTGGTGCTGTCCTCCTTCGCCTGGCATCCCAAAGATGAGAACAGACTGCTGGCTGCTGCCAACACCAACTACCTCAGGGACATGATTGTCTTCGAAAGGATCCCCATG GCTTGGTCTCCAAACTCCAGTCTGACGTGGGCCAACGGCAAGCGAACCATGAACTGCATGGAGGAAGGGCAGCTGAACACTCAGGACATCGCCACTCGCATGAGGCATCGTGCCCTCAATGGATACGGCATGCAG attGATGACATGAAGAGGAATGCAGACATGGTGGCAGAGGAGGCACACTTACAAGGAGTGTGGAAATGGGTGTGCT CGGTGCGCCAGCCCGAGCTGCAGCGTGGGGGGTGCCCGGGGAAGCGAGGGGGGGTGTACAACATGGGGGTCAAGCACCTGGTCAAGTACTACAACGGTTCGGGGGGGCCCATGGTCAGCGACCAGGTCTTTGTCAACTGGCAGGCCTCGGAGGGCGTTCGCTTCTCCATCAAGCAGCAGCACCACAGCCCGGAGAG GTCCTTAGCTCTCATGCTGTGTGGATGGGTACCAGATACCAGCCCAGAATTCAATGCATACTTAAACGC ACTTGTGGAGAACGGTCAGGAGGAGAAGGCGGCGACCATTGCCATCTTCTTCCTGAAAATGAAGCGTGCTCTGGATATCCTGTCCACATCCGCTGCCAACAGCGCTGACAATG gcaaaATGAACCTGCACGCAGTGGCGATGGCTCTGGCTGGGTACAGTGAGCACAACAACCCCCTGTGGCGACAGACCTGTGGCAGTCAGCGCTCGCAGCTCTCCAGCCCCTACCTCCGTGCTGTCTTTGCCTTCCTCGCCTCTGCCACAGACTACTACGAGGATGTCTTG aacgaAGAGGGTTTGTCTGTAGAAGACAGGGTGGCCTTTGCTCTTACCTACTTACCCGATATTCAG CTCAAAGAATACCTTGACCGTCTGTCGGATGATCTTGTCAGAAAGGGTGATCTGGATGGCATGCTCCTGACAG GTCTGTCCAGTGAAGGCATAGACCTGTTGGAGCGCTACGTTGACATGACCAGTGACGTCCAGACAGCCGCGGTGGTGGCCGTGTTCTCTGGAACCGCCCAGTCCGTCAAGGATGAGAGGGTCCGCAGCTGGATCTACAG CTACAGAATGCTTCTGGATCAGTGGCGACTTTGGCATCAAAG GGCCCAGTTTGACATCGTGAGCCAGAAGTGTGAGCCGGgcgccccccacccgccccaggTCTACATCAACTGCAACTTCTGCGGCAAGTCCATCACCTCCAGTCGCACCGGGTACCGCATCACGGACCGCTTCATGCAGTTCAACCCCTTCGCCTCCCGCTCACCACAGCAGCAGAGGCAGAAG GTGTCGTGTTGCCCCAGCTGCAGAAAGGCCTTGCCGCGGTGTGCTGTGTGCCTGGGGACGCTGGGCACTGCATCCACGTTCGTGGCTTCTGCCGAACAACCTGCCATCAGAA GCGGTCAGGCCAAGACGACTCCATTTCACGACTGGTTTGCGTGgtgtcagacatgcagacatggCGGCCATGCCTCTCACATCACCCAGTGGTTCAG